The Osmerus eperlanus chromosome 7, fOsmEpe2.1, whole genome shotgun sequence genome includes a region encoding these proteins:
- the crot gene encoding peroxisomal carnitine O-octanoyltransferase isoform X4, which produces MANQVSGSPAERTFQYQSGLPSLPVPTLEDSLAKYLDAVRPFASPEEYQTTAGIVGRFGEGIGKELHQKLLLRAKMKRNWVLIHEVLHSLLKNIYPNWRSGGWTLHIWS; this is translated from the exons ATGGCTAACCAAGTCTCCGGGTCCCCCGCTGAGCGGACGTTTCAGTATCAGAGCGGTCTACCTTCCTTACCTGTCCCGACCCTTGAAGACAGCCTCGCTAAGTACCTGGATGCAG TTCGTCCGTTTGCGTCTCCAGAGGAGTACCAGACCACAGCGGGCATCGTGGGGAGGTTTGGGGAGGGGATTGGCAAGGAGCTGCACCAGAAGCTGCTGCTGAGAGCCAAGATGAAGAGAAACTGGGTACTCATTCATGAGGTTTTACATTCCTTGCTCAAAAATATCTATCCAAA TTGGAGGAGTGGTGGTTGGACTCTGCATATCTGGAGCTGA